Proteins encoded in a region of the Saccharopolyspora phatthalungensis genome:
- a CDS encoding GNAT family N-acetyltransferase codes for MQPPLITDRLIVRDWTTSDADVQAALALYGRPEVTEWLTPVIANVADLTAMRAVVQSWTESQPNLVPPTGRWAMQRRCDDAVVGGLVLRTLPPYDHDLELTWQLRPEAWGHGYATEAAAALLRWAFTYDIDEIFALARPDNTRAIATAERIGMEWVGETTKYYDTALQVYRIRQGDLPNGPASGRTED; via the coding sequence ATGCAGCCTCCCTTGATCACCGATCGCCTGATCGTGCGCGACTGGACCACCAGCGACGCCGACGTCCAGGCCGCGTTGGCGCTCTACGGCCGCCCGGAGGTGACCGAATGGCTCACGCCCGTCATCGCCAACGTCGCCGACCTGACCGCGATGCGCGCCGTGGTGCAGTCCTGGACCGAGTCGCAGCCCAACCTGGTACCGCCCACCGGGCGGTGGGCGATGCAGCGGCGCTGCGACGACGCGGTGGTCGGCGGCCTGGTGCTGCGGACGCTGCCCCCGTACGACCATGACCTGGAGCTGACCTGGCAGCTGCGCCCGGAGGCATGGGGCCACGGCTACGCCACCGAAGCCGCCGCTGCCCTCCTCCGCTGGGCGTTCACCTACGACATCGACGAGATCTTCGCGCTGGCCCGGCCCGACAACACCCGCGCGATCGCCACCGCCGAACGCATCGGCATGGAGTGGGTGGGCGAAACGACCAAGTACTACGACACCGCGTTGCAGGTCTACCGCATCCGGCAGGGCGACCTGCCCAACGGGCCGGCCTCCGGCAGGACCGAGGACTGA
- a CDS encoding DUF5313 family protein → MPVKRPNPARWLYYQYGGKLPDRYREWVLREATCKTWVLRVLVRGLIQVAPLGAVLFMGLGLLGGAWPIAAGALLLGILVVARIVLTNAVDNVDARLIRYGYPPGHGSAVRRQRDAEATERYRAVWRQPPSE, encoded by the coding sequence ATGCCCGTCAAGCGCCCGAACCCCGCGCGGTGGCTGTACTACCAGTACGGCGGCAAGCTCCCGGACCGCTATCGCGAGTGGGTGCTGCGCGAGGCCACCTGCAAGACGTGGGTGCTGCGGGTGCTGGTCCGGGGTCTGATCCAGGTCGCTCCGCTGGGTGCGGTGCTGTTCATGGGACTCGGTCTGCTGGGTGGGGCGTGGCCGATCGCCGCTGGCGCGCTGCTGCTGGGCATCCTCGTGGTGGCCCGCATCGTGCTGACCAATGCGGTGGACAACGTCGACGCGCGCCTTATCCGTTACGGTTACCCGCCCGGTCACGGTTCCGCGGTCCGGCGGCAGCGCGACGCCGAAGCCACCGAGCGCTATCGCGCGGTCTGGCGTCAACCGCCGTCGGAGTAG